A genomic stretch from bacterium includes:
- a CDS encoding T9SS type A sorting domain-containing protein — MKKIMLISVVLVMASLCFGTTRRVPSQYATIGAAMTAAANGDSILVAPGTYNENVAFSKDGIKLVSEGGATVTEIHGTGYVTINAATGCGTDSNSLIQGFKMTGGTGGMDGEGGGLRFWNSHMKVKNNIFTDNEANEGAGVYLERSNAIIESCLIYNNDALAKKGKDGEKWSDGNGAGIYSFASDKDYTPIFRGNTIINNFAGGKGNMSNGGGGIAVIRTGAIIENNYIVGNTATYGTGGIAIFEQGETHTLTIRNNTIKNNDKIGIEVRMANVALTTLKNNQIAGHTQYGLKYTYFPTGVLDATNNWWGSASGPYHATLNPSGTGNAVCDTVKSSVRSIVFSPWLTDTIIAIETVKPTEPYTLSTCWPNPFVHQTSVKLESKFWTVVSAVVFDITGKEVRSIMNNSPKSAGSYNIGWDGKDRYGKQVPPGMYFYKVKVNNTSKTMKVIMIR, encoded by the coding sequence ATGAAGAAAATAATGTTGATTTCGGTAGTTTTAGTAATGGCTTCTTTATGTTTTGGAACAACTCGTAGGGTGCCATCCCAGTATGCTACAATTGGAGCGGCTATGACTGCCGCCGCAAACGGAGACAGCATTCTTGTAGCTCCCGGGACTTATAATGAAAACGTAGCATTCAGCAAAGACGGTATTAAATTGGTAAGCGAGGGAGGGGCGACAGTTACCGAAATACACGGCACCGGCTATGTAACAATAAATGCTGCGACAGGTTGCGGAACAGACTCTAATTCTTTAATACAAGGTTTTAAAATGACAGGCGGAACCGGAGGAATGGACGGGGAGGGTGGCGGGTTACGTTTCTGGAACAGCCATATGAAAGTAAAAAACAATATATTTACCGATAATGAAGCGAATGAAGGCGCAGGTGTTTATTTAGAGAGGTCAAATGCAATAATAGAAAGTTGTTTAATATATAATAATGATGCCCTTGCAAAAAAAGGCAAAGACGGAGAAAAATGGAGTGACGGTAATGGCGCAGGAATATATAGTTTTGCCTCTGACAAAGATTATACTCCGATATTCAGAGGAAATACCATAATAAATAATTTTGCAGGCGGGAAAGGCAATATGTCCAATGGTGGCGGAGGGATTGCAGTTATCAGAACGGGAGCGATTATTGAAAATAATTACATTGTAGGCAATACCGCTACTTATGGGACAGGAGGAATAGCCATTTTTGAACAGGGTGAGACACACACTCTCACAATAAGAAACAATACCATAAAAAACAATGACAAAATAGGGATAGAAGTAAGGATGGCAAACGTTGCATTGACAACCTTAAAAAATAACCAGATAGCAGGTCACACACAATATGGGCTAAAATATACTTACTTCCCGACCGGAGTTTTAGATGCAACAAACAACTGGTGGGGGTCTGCAAGCGGGCCTTATCACGCGACGCTTAATCCGAGCGGTACGGGAAATGCAGTATGCGATACGGTAAAAAGTAGTGTTCGCAGCATAGTTTTTAGTCCCTGGTTAACAGACACAATCATAGCCATAGAAACGGTAAAACCGACTGAGCCGTACACCTTATCAACTTGCTGGCCAAATCCTTTCGTTCATCAAACAAGCGTGAAATTAGAAAGCAAGTTTTGGACAGTCGTGTCGGCAGTAGTTTTTGACATAACGGGCAAGGAAGTTCGTAGCATTATGAACAATTCTCCTAAATCAGCTGGTTCATATAATATCGGTTGGGATGGGAAAGACAGGTATGGGAAACAGGTTCCGCCCGGGATGTATTTCTATAAAGTAAAAGTAAATAATACCAGTAAAACAATGAAAGTTATAATGATAAGATAA
- a CDS encoding T9SS type A sorting domain-containing protein produces the protein MKKTMLVSLVLALASLCFGTVRRVPSQYSTIMAAMNACAEWDTILVAKGTYNENVTFKTNRVQLISESGADSTEIHGSGSVTISSSVSGMDVSTLLYGFKVTGGTGGYGGEGGGLRMWKQAITVRKCIFTENHANEGGGFYLERSDAVIESCLIYGNNAIVSSPPGGTGGGIYTFSDFGDGEPIVRYNTIINNDANGNGNFINGGGAIAFQKTAGTAIGNYIANNTAKYGNGGIAFMSMGGVYEIIVTNNILQDNDSVAIDMRYLSAANAHINNNKISGHQYGLKFEYRAVGVLDATNNWWGDSTGPYHKTLNTSGLGDAVGDTVISSVHSVNFNPWLTDTLQAVETVKPTEPYTLSTCWPNPFVHQTSVKLDTRYWVLVSAIVFDITGREVRCIMNNSAKSAGTYNIGWDGKDRYGKQVPPGMYFYRVKVNNTCKTMKVIMIR, from the coding sequence ATGAAGAAAACAATGTTAGTTTCGTTAGTTTTAGCACTGGCTTCTTTATGTTTTGGGACAGTTAGGCGTGTGCCATCTCAATACTCTACAATTATGGCAGCTATGAATGCTTGCGCGGAATGGGACACCATCCTCGTAGCAAAAGGAACTTACAACGAAAATGTTACTTTCAAGACTAACCGTGTCCAACTAATTAGTGAATCCGGGGCCGATTCTACGGAAATACATGGAAGCGGAAGCGTAACCATAAGCTCTTCTGTATCGGGGATGGATGTTTCTACTTTGCTTTATGGATTTAAAGTTACGGGGGGAACCGGTGGTTACGGTGGAGAAGGTGGCGGGCTCCGTATGTGGAAACAAGCAATAACAGTCAGGAAATGTATATTTACAGAGAATCATGCAAATGAAGGCGGCGGGTTTTATTTAGAGAGGTCGGATGCAGTCATAGAGAGTTGTTTAATATATGGCAATAATGCTATAGTTAGTTCGCCCCCCGGAGGCACCGGCGGTGGTATTTATACTTTTTCAGATTTTGGAGATGGAGAACCTATTGTCAGATATAACACTATAATAAATAATGATGCGAATGGAAATGGGAATTTCATCAACGGTGGAGGAGCTATTGCATTTCAGAAAACAGCCGGAACAGCAATAGGCAACTACATAGCTAATAACACGGCAAAGTATGGAAATGGCGGGATTGCCTTTATGTCAATGGGCGGGGTATACGAGATTATAGTAACAAATAATATTCTACAAGATAATGACAGTGTAGCAATAGATATGAGATACCTCAGCGCAGCAAATGCCCATATTAATAATAACAAGATTTCCGGACATCAATACGGGTTAAAATTCGAGTATCGCGCAGTTGGAGTTCTGGATGCAACAAATAACTGGTGGGGCGATTCGACTGGACCTTATCACAAAACTCTTAATACGAGCGGATTGGGTGACGCAGTAGGGGATACGGTAATAAGTAGTGTTCACAGTGTAAACTTTAATCCCTGGTTAACAGACACTCTTCAAGCTGTAGAAACAGTAAAACCGACTGAGCCTTATACATTATCCACTTGCTGGCCGAATCCTTTTGTTCATCAAACAAGTGTAAAACTTGATACCCGTTACTGGGTATTGGTTTCGGCAATCGTTTTTGACATAACGGGCAGGGAAGTTCGCTGTATTATGAATAATTCTGCTAAATCGGCAGGGACTTATAATATCGGCTGGGATGGGAAAGATAGATACGGGAAACAGGTTCCGCCGGGAATGTATTTTTACAGGGTAAAAGTAAATAATACCTGTAAGACAATGAAAGTTATAATGATACGATAA
- a CDS encoding C25 family cysteine peptidase, which translates to MNKYKVGILLCLLSIGMVSYAGTLKKTFVFDTGNLSFSQSDGFDVVKIKGGQLTDKAGKPQLPSKMVQLSIPSNAKLENVIINSTECEDISGAYNIYPAQLPSVVSEETKAPFMAPDVKTYSSSAEYPEKLVEYGEQNMGGYKIVYLNIHPVKYIPSEKKLKVYSKVELTINYKEDLSVNLRKTELGKEVFRKMVKEIVANPEDVVSNEVSFLPVLADTAEYLIVTSDALVSEFQRLANWKIAKGMTAQVKTVSWILSNYTGRDDAEKVWYFLKDYFANHGTVYVALCGDTNIVPTRKCWWRIAMVTDDKRITCDLYFSDLNGPWNSNSDANWGDPWYDSIPDMAPDVIVGRLPAGSVGEAKILVDKIESYTTNTALGYVLNMTGGVFIAPTSTFDARMDEIAGQMPAKYDFTKFYESDGFSGKTQAIAQLNTGPHFVCWSSHGDSVSLYANSAKTQSIKLADALALTNGYNKLFVFNTIACKVVRFHQEDCPSEGFMLAPSGGAIAFTGNACVGLNPNSDNLMKEMAVSLFKDNDNPIGYAFSTTKGAHAAGAHSSDQERLLQYGFTLLGDPDLLVHKDTVAIGISEKTDFTCPLTKIYPNPASGNANFRLSGVAQGTKISLQIYDLSGSAVKSFSTVTDNSPVTTLIWDGHDNTGKKLKSGIYFYKVKNNSYEEKGKFIFL; encoded by the coding sequence ATGAATAAGTATAAGGTAGGCATTCTTCTTTGCCTGTTAAGCATAGGAATGGTTTCTTATGCAGGGACATTGAAAAAGACATTCGTTTTCGATACGGGGAATCTTTCTTTTTCTCAAAGTGATGGGTTTGATGTTGTTAAGATTAAAGGTGGGCAATTAACAGATAAAGCGGGGAAACCACAGCTTCCATCTAAAATGGTACAATTATCCATACCCTCTAACGCCAAGTTAGAAAATGTAATTATAAATTCTACGGAATGTGAAGATATTTCAGGAGCATATAACATTTATCCTGCTCAATTACCTTCCGTTGTATCAGAAGAAACCAAAGCTCCATTTATGGCACCGGATGTAAAGACATATAGTTCATCTGCAGAATATCCTGAAAAATTAGTTGAGTATGGGGAACAAAATATGGGAGGATACAAAATTGTATATCTTAACATCCATCCTGTTAAATATATTCCTTCAGAGAAAAAGTTAAAAGTTTATTCTAAAGTTGAACTAACTATTAATTACAAAGAAGACCTTTCCGTTAATTTAAGAAAGACAGAACTCGGGAAAGAAGTATTTCGTAAAATGGTAAAAGAAATAGTTGCGAATCCTGAAGATGTCGTAAGTAATGAAGTTAGTTTTTTACCCGTTCTTGCAGATACAGCAGAGTATTTAATTGTCACAAGCGATGCACTTGTTTCTGAATTCCAGAGATTAGCTAATTGGAAAATAGCAAAAGGAATGACCGCTCAAGTAAAAACTGTAAGCTGGATACTTAGTAATTATACGGGCAGGGACGATGCGGAAAAAGTCTGGTATTTTTTAAAGGATTATTTTGCGAATCATGGGACAGTATATGTTGCACTTTGCGGGGACACAAATATAGTTCCAACAAGAAAGTGCTGGTGGAGAATTGCTATGGTAACGGATGACAAAAGAATTACATGTGACCTGTATTTTTCAGACCTTAATGGGCCATGGAACAGCAACAGTGATGCAAACTGGGGTGACCCGTGGTATGACAGTATCCCGGATATGGCTCCTGATGTAATTGTAGGGAGACTACCTGCAGGAAGCGTAGGTGAAGCAAAAATACTTGTGGATAAAATAGAAAGTTATACAACAAATACAGCTCTTGGTTACGTATTAAATATGACAGGAGGAGTATTTATAGCACCAACTTCGACTTTTGATGCTCGTATGGATGAAATTGCAGGGCAGATGCCGGCAAAATATGATTTTACTAAATTTTACGAGAGTGATGGTTTTAGCGGAAAAACACAAGCCATAGCCCAACTAAATACAGGACCTCATTTTGTATGCTGGTCATCTCATGGGGATTCGGTAAGTCTCTATGCGAATTCTGCTAAAACCCAGTCAATTAAGCTGGCCGATGCCTTAGCATTAACGAATGGATATAATAAATTATTCGTATTCAATACAATTGCCTGTAAAGTCGTCAGATTCCATCAAGAAGACTGTCCATCAGAAGGTTTTATGCTTGCTCCTAGTGGAGGCGCAATTGCCTTTACAGGAAATGCTTGTGTTGGACTTAATCCTAACTCTGATAATTTGATGAAGGAAATGGCCGTTTCATTATTCAAGGACAACGACAATCCAATAGGATATGCTTTTTCTACAACTAAGGGAGCCCACGCAGCAGGCGCTCATTCAAGTGACCAGGAACGACTTTTGCAATATGGTTTTACTTTACTTGGTGACCCTGATTTGCTCGTTCATAAAGACACGGTAGCTATAGGAATTTCCGAAAAAACGGATTTTACATGTCCCTTAACGAAAATATATCCTAATCCGGCAAGCGGAAATGCTAATTTCAGATTATCAGGAGTAGCCCAAGGAACAAAAATTAGCTTGCAAATCTACGATTTGAGCGGATCAGCAGTTAAATCTTTCTCTACTGTTACCGATAATTCACCTGTAACTACTTTAATCTGGGACGGACACGATAACACAGGTAAAAAACTGAAATCAGGAATTTATTTCTATAAAGTTAAAAACAATTCTTACGAAGAAAAAGGTAAATTCATTTTCTTATAA
- a CDS encoding T9SS type A sorting domain-containing protein has product MDAYLGIGIDNGLNYDDRMGVADNLPSWYCPDYPGDFVLRANVTYVGVEESADIKTLSTTLRASPNPIVNNGTISYSLKQGSKVELSIYDLSGKLVKTLDNSIQTTGTKTINWDAKDNFGNKVSSGMYFCKLRTGKDTLTKTLVVL; this is encoded by the coding sequence ATGGATGCTTATTTAGGAATAGGGATAGACAATGGTCTCAACTATGATGATAGAATGGGTGTTGCGGACAACCTGCCAAGTTGGTATTGTCCGGACTACCCCGGTGATTTTGTATTAAGAGCAAATGTAACTTATGTAGGAGTAGAAGAGAGTGCAGACATCAAAACCCTTTCGACTACGCTCAGGGCAAGTCCAAACCCAATAGTTAATAACGGAACTATTTCTTACTCCTTGAAGCAAGGCAGTAAAGTAGAACTTTCTATTTATGATTTGTCCGGGAAATTAGTAAAAACTCTTGATAATAGTATTCAAACAACCGGAACAAAAACGATAAACTGGGATGCAAAAGATAATTTTGGAAACAAAGTAAGTTCAGGAATGTATTTCTGTAAGTTAAGGACAGGGAAAGATACTCTAACAAAGACATTAGTGGTGTTATAA
- a CDS encoding right-handed parallel beta-helix repeat-containing protein: MKKAMLISLVLTMASLCFGTVRRVPSQYSTIQAALDAANGGDSVVVSKGTYNENVNIEDNGVKLVSESGPDSTEIHGNGGVTISSSASGSDTTTLLYGFKVTGGTGGYGGEGGGLRLWQQAMKIKNCIFTDNEANEGGGLYLERSRSVVESCLIYGNAAPPKTSPGGAGGGIYSFSDAGDFPPIIRNNTIINNSADGFTDLIFGGAAIALHKTGGTIINNLIEDNTAAYGNGGIGVMLMSGTYNVTIQNNIIRNNDSVAIDLRYLHANNVHINNNQITGHQYGVRFTYWTYGTVADATNNWWGAESGPYHATLNPSGMGDGVKDTVVSSTHTIDFDPWTHSIAVEEVKPREPPYTLSTCWPNPFVHQTSVKLESKFWTVVSAIVFDITGREVRCIMNGCPKSAGSYNISWDGKDRYGKQVPPGMYFYRVKVNNTCKTMKVIMIR, encoded by the coding sequence ATGAAAAAAGCAATGTTAATTTCATTAGTTTTAACAATGGCTTCCTTGTGTTTCGGAACAGTTCGGCGTGTGCCATCCCAATATTCTACAATTCAGGCGGCATTAGATGCTGCAAATGGAGGGGACAGCGTTGTCGTTTCAAAAGGGACTTACAATGAGAACGTTAATATTGAAGATAATGGTGTGAAGTTAGTCAGTGAATCCGGTCCCGACTCTACGGAAATACATGGGAACGGTGGCGTAACAATAAGTTCTTCGGCTTCCGGCTCGGATACAACTACGTTGCTATATGGATTTAAGGTTACAGGTGGAACCGGCGGTTATGGTGGAGAAGGCGGGGGGTTACGTTTGTGGCAACAGGCCATGAAAATCAAAAATTGTATATTTACGGACAACGAGGCAAATGAAGGGGGAGGGCTTTATTTAGAAAGGTCAAGGTCGGTCGTAGAAAGTTGTTTAATATACGGTAATGCTGCGCCTCCAAAAACTAGTCCGGGTGGAGCCGGCGGTGGGATATATTCTTTTTCGGATGCAGGAGATTTTCCCCCGATTATCAGGAATAATACAATAATCAACAATAGCGCCGATGGTTTTACTGATTTGATTTTTGGCGGCGCGGCTATTGCGCTCCATAAGACAGGGGGGACAATAATAAACAACCTCATAGAAGACAATACTGCGGCTTATGGCAACGGAGGAATTGGAGTTATGTTGATGAGCGGCACTTATAACGTTACAATACAAAATAATATAATTAGGAACAATGACAGCGTGGCAATAGATTTGAGATACCTTCATGCAAATAATGTTCACATTAACAACAACCAGATTACCGGACATCAGTATGGAGTGAGATTTACTTACTGGACGTACGGGACAGTGGCAGATGCAACAAACAACTGGTGGGGCGCAGAAAGCGGGCCTTATCACGCAACACTTAACCCAAGCGGGATGGGAGATGGGGTAAAAGATACAGTAGTAAGCAGTACTCACACAATAGATTTCGACCCGTGGACACATTCCATAGCCGTAGAAGAAGTAAAACCACGCGAGCCGCCTTATACATTATCAACCTGCTGGCCGAATCCTTTTGTTCATCAAACAAGTGTAAAATTAGAAAGTAAGTTTTGGACGGTAGTATCGGCAATAGTTTTTGACATAACGGGCAGGGAAGTTCGCTGTATTATGAATGGTTGTCCTAAATCGGCAGGTTCTTATAATATAAGCTGGGATGGTAAAGACAGGTATGGGAAACAAGTTCCGCCGGGAATGTATTTCTACAGGGTAAAGGTAAATAATACGTGTAAGACGATGAAAGTTATAATGATACGATAA
- a CDS encoding T9SS type A sorting domain-containing protein encodes MYKYEGSWKQSTAYVYGNNAGKPGTLGTSATFTPSSNGWYTVNFSTQPSYSGDFFIAVGLGSSGAGYMETSLGLDGGLNAGARMVAYDYGMWKNPTETMPEYYASDFMIRAMVSYVGAEESELLPVTTQLNSIMPNPITTQTTISYMLAENSKVNVSIYDISGKLVKTLSNETQSAGTKALNWNAKDNNSHKVSSGMYFCKLNVNGKAISTKSLIVL; translated from the coding sequence ATGTATAAATATGAAGGTTCATGGAAGCAATCCACTGCTTATGTATATGGTAATAATGCAGGCAAGCCCGGAACGCTTGGCACATCAGCTACTTTCACGCCCTCGTCAAATGGATGGTACACGGTAAATTTTTCCACACAGCCGTCTTATAGCGGAGATTTCTTTATAGCTGTAGGGTTGGGCTCAAGTGGCGCAGGGTATATGGAAACGTCTTTAGGGTTGGATGGAGGGCTTAATGCCGGAGCCAGAATGGTAGCGTATGATTATGGAATGTGGAAAAATCCTACAGAGACTATGCCGGAGTATTATGCCAGTGATTTTATGATAAGAGCAATGGTTTCTTATGTTGGAGCAGAAGAATCCGAACTGTTGCCAGTAACAACACAGTTAAATTCCATTATGCCTAACCCGATTACTACTCAAACTACTATTTCCTATATGTTGGCAGAAAATTCAAAAGTAAACGTAAGTATATATGATATATCTGGAAAACTTGTAAAAACTTTATCGAATGAGACACAGTCAGCCGGAACAAAGGCTTTAAACTGGAATGCAAAAGATAATAACAGTCATAAAGTAAGTTCAGGAATGTACTTTTGTAAATTAAATGTAAACGGAAAAGCCATTTCAACAAAGAGTTTAATAGTATTATAA
- a CDS encoding M14 family zinc carboxypeptidase, which produces MFIYFLSLVLGINIPNTYQPKTESPKMLVRVYNTTISELQQYDVAGCEFGKWVDIIVSQEELNTLGKGSSIILPDYGKYLESVKADYPSYSEFTTKMNTIASTYPSIAKLYVIGKTVEGKDVLALKISDNVNTDEDEPTFLVMGNQHADEWPGLLIPLTFADTLTKKYGSDTHIANLINSREFWIIPCSNPDGYAYSHDGGNSTWRKDRQTPAMDPNRNWNGACNGEIAGEWGGRAVFGTTQITFCGYAPFQDSGVKHISNLLKTIDVNILVSYHTYSRTVLWPWGYKSDATPDGALMSTVGGQLASTIGSYSGQQIYTYVGAGVTGGSDDWQYGHALEVEGENMLVYSVEACNTANPTGSILLNEVSNNLKGLFFLADTANYVKNTLTTKIKAPEIQAIDSVPTNFTIKWEKRLADKYELQEYKTLTLNTDDAESDRGWWTLEGFALATTQKHSGSKSYFSGRSNGAITAMTSNYPLPKADSITFWIWVYHENNVDWCWFEVSKDGKEWAMRDSFTGTHNTWNRKSYPFPSGYKSLYIRFRNAYDAGTAQLGVYIDDIYPVPTFGTISSISSTITDTSYYITSKPYGKYWYNVRGNNSRGWGNWGQLEEVDVGNVGIAHSQAPEQEFVLKCNSITSTSSVNIEYALPSNCKTKLNIYDITGKVVKTILDKEQNKGLNKVTLDTKSFVSGVYFISLETPIFSKKTKLILIK; this is translated from the coding sequence ATGTTTATTTATTTTTTATCTCTGGTCTTAGGGATAAATATTCCGAATACTTATCAACCTAAAACGGAAAGTCCTAAAATGCTGGTAAGGGTTTACAATACAACTATTTCGGAACTTCAGCAATATGATGTTGCGGGATGTGAATTCGGGAAATGGGTAGATATCATAGTATCTCAGGAAGAGCTTAACACATTAGGGAAGGGCTCTTCCATAATACTTCCGGATTATGGAAAATACTTAGAATCCGTTAAAGCAGATTACCCTTCTTATAGTGAATTTACTACAAAAATGAATACGATAGCTTCAACTTATCCTTCTATTGCAAAATTGTACGTTATTGGCAAAACGGTTGAAGGAAAGGATGTTCTTGCATTAAAAATTTCGGATAATGTAAATACTGATGAAGATGAGCCGACATTCCTTGTTATGGGAAACCAGCATGCTGATGAGTGGCCCGGACTTTTAATACCCTTGACTTTTGCCGACACGCTTACAAAAAAATATGGTTCGGATACACATATTGCAAATTTGATTAATTCAAGAGAATTTTGGATAATACCTTGTTCAAACCCCGATGGCTATGCATACTCTCACGATGGAGGAAACTCGACTTGGCGAAAAGACCGTCAGACCCCGGCAATGGACCCAAACCGTAATTGGAATGGCGCTTGTAATGGGGAGATAGCAGGTGAATGGGGAGGTCGTGCAGTTTTTGGCACCACACAGATAACATTTTGTGGATATGCACCATTTCAGGATTCGGGAGTTAAACATATAAGTAATTTACTTAAGACTATTGATGTAAATATTCTTGTATCCTATCATACTTATTCGAGAACGGTCTTGTGGCCATGGGGATACAAATCGGATGCGACACCGGATGGTGCTTTAATGAGCACTGTCGGAGGACAATTAGCAAGCACTATTGGAAGTTATAGCGGACAGCAGATTTATACTTATGTTGGAGCCGGAGTTACCGGTGGAAGCGACGACTGGCAGTACGGACATGCGCTTGAAGTTGAAGGTGAAAATATGCTTGTTTATAGCGTAGAAGCGTGTAATACTGCTAATCCAACAGGTTCTATTTTGTTGAACGAAGTAAGTAATAATTTAAAAGGGTTGTTTTTTCTTGCAGATACGGCAAATTATGTAAAGAATACGTTAACTACAAAGATTAAAGCTCCTGAAATTCAGGCGATAGATTCTGTCCCGACTAATTTCACGATAAAATGGGAAAAACGACTTGCAGATAAATATGAATTGCAGGAATACAAAACCTTGACATTAAACACGGATGACGCCGAATCGGATAGAGGTTGGTGGACATTGGAGGGATTTGCATTAGCAACAACCCAAAAACATAGCGGAAGTAAAAGTTATTTCTCGGGGAGGTCAAACGGTGCGATTACGGCTATGACATCTAATTATCCCCTTCCTAAAGCAGATTCCATTACTTTCTGGATATGGGTTTATCATGAGAACAATGTGGATTGGTGTTGGTTTGAAGTGTCAAAAGACGGAAAAGAATGGGCAATGAGAGATTCTTTTACGGGCACACATAATACGTGGAATAGAAAGTCATATCCTTTCCCGTCAGGTTACAAGTCTCTATATATAAGATTTAGAAATGCATATGATGCAGGAACAGCACAACTTGGAGTATACATTGACGACATTTACCCTGTACCTACTTTTGGCACTATCTCTAGTATCTCTAGCACTATAACAGACACATCTTATTATATAACAAGCAAACCTTATGGTAAATACTGGTATAACGTTAGAGGAAATAATTCTCGCGGATGGGGAAATTGGGGACAACTGGAAGAAGTAGATGTGGGCAATGTCGGAATAGCACATTCTCAAGCTCCTGAACAGGAATTTGTTCTAAAATGCAATTCTATTACTTCCACAAGCTCGGTTAACATTGAATACGCTTTACCCTCTAACTGTAAAACAAAATTAAATATCTATGACATTACAGGAAAAGTTGTAAAAACTATTCTTGATAAAGAACAGAATAAGGGACTTAATAAAGTAACATTGGACACGAAATCTTTTGTATCGGGAGTTTATTTTATTAGTTTAGAAACACCTATTTTTAGTAAGAAGACCAAACTCATATTGATTAAATAA